In Coregonus clupeaformis isolate EN_2021a chromosome 7, ASM2061545v1, whole genome shotgun sequence, one genomic interval encodes:
- the LOC121569104 gene encoding UBA-like domain-containing protein 1, giving the protein MDDLKHQVMINQFVLTAGCAADQAKQLLQAAHWQFETALSAFFQETNIPYSHHHQMMHTPANTPATPPNFPDALAMFSRLKASESFNGSSPIASMATSPPQVNWAMGPSAPGQTQQGLWTPGQLSSQVPPPGWPQAVTQQASSEQASVAMEAER; this is encoded by the exons ATGGATGATCTAAAGCACCAAGTTATGATAAATCAGTTCGTTCTGACTGCTGGATGCGCGGCAGACCAAGCAAAACAGCTTCTACAAGCAGCACATTGGCAGTTCGAG ACTGCATTGAGTGCCTTTTTTCAAGAAACCAATATTCCATACAGTCACCATCATCAAATG ATGCACACTCCAGCCAACACACCAGCAACACCTCCTAACTTCCCAGACGCCCTGGCCATGTTCTCCCGCCTCAAGGCCTCAGAGAGCTTCAACGGCAGCAGTCCCATAGCCTCCATGGCGACCTCTCCTCCTCAGGTGAACTGGGCCATGGGCCCTTCTGCCCCAGGTCAGACCCAGCAGGGCCTGTGGACTCCTGGGCAGCTGTCCTCTCAGGTGCCTCCCCCTGGGTGGCCCCAAGCCGTCACTCAGCAGGCCTCCAGTGAACAGGCCAGCGTCGCCATGGAGGCAGAGAGATGA